A single genomic interval of Celeribacter indicus harbors:
- the tnpC gene encoding IS66 family transposase has translation MSSAPSLDLSAIPEDQREAVLAVLRERDALREANKRLEHLVAELNQVVHGKKSERLSEDERQLAFEDLETAVAEVEAQQDEDAPASSGPRRAKTVRRNRGNLPEGLPRTEQVIEPASLDCPCGCGTMHRIGEDRSERLDIVPAQLRVIVTVRPKYACRACAEGITQAPAPAHLIEGGLPTEGAIAHVLVAKFADHLPLYRQSQVLARSGIELQRSTLADWVGTAAFHLAPVVDRLAEHLKSSGKLFMDETTAPVLEPGRGRTKTGFLWALARDDRGWGGDDPPGVVFTYHPSRAGVNAEQILQGFDGILQLDGYAGYDRLTRPSRTGGAPITVAHCWAHARRKLKEVFDRDGSEVAAEGLRRIAEFYRIETEIRGMGPGQRLSARQTRTAPLVAEFGEWLQFQRRRVSAKSRLGEKLAYIHRQWDGLQTFLQDGRVEIDSNAVENLIRPIALTRKNALFAGHDEGGRTWGRIASLIATAKINSVEPFAYLKATLEAIAAGHPAHRIDELLPWNFTPSS, from the coding sequence ATGTCCAGCGCCCCATCCCTCGACCTGTCGGCCATTCCGGAAGACCAGCGTGAAGCTGTTCTGGCCGTGCTGCGTGAGCGCGATGCACTCAGGGAAGCCAACAAGCGCCTCGAGCATCTCGTCGCCGAGCTGAACCAGGTCGTGCATGGCAAGAAGTCCGAGAGGCTCAGCGAGGACGAGCGGCAGCTGGCCTTCGAGGACCTGGAAACTGCCGTTGCCGAGGTCGAGGCGCAGCAGGATGAAGACGCCCCGGCCTCGTCCGGTCCGCGGCGAGCCAAGACCGTCCGGCGCAACCGAGGCAATCTGCCCGAAGGACTCCCCCGGACCGAGCAGGTGATCGAGCCGGCCAGCCTGGACTGTCCGTGCGGCTGCGGCACGATGCACCGGATCGGCGAGGACCGCAGCGAGCGGCTGGACATCGTGCCGGCCCAGCTCCGCGTCATCGTGACGGTCCGGCCAAAGTATGCCTGTCGTGCCTGCGCCGAAGGGATCACCCAGGCTCCGGCCCCCGCCCACCTGATCGAGGGCGGGTTACCGACCGAGGGCGCCATCGCGCATGTGCTCGTCGCCAAGTTCGCCGACCATCTGCCCTTGTATCGCCAGAGCCAGGTCCTCGCGCGCTCTGGGATCGAGCTCCAGCGCAGCACGCTCGCCGATTGGGTCGGCACCGCGGCCTTCCACCTTGCCCCGGTGGTCGATCGGCTCGCCGAGCATTTGAAGAGCTCGGGAAAGCTCTTCATGGACGAAACCACGGCGCCGGTTCTGGAACCCGGGCGGGGCCGAACGAAGACCGGCTTCCTCTGGGCGCTGGCCCGAGACGATCGGGGTTGGGGCGGCGATGACCCGCCCGGCGTGGTCTTCACGTATCACCCGAGCCGCGCCGGCGTGAACGCGGAGCAGATCCTGCAGGGCTTTGACGGCATCCTGCAGCTGGACGGCTATGCCGGCTACGATCGGCTGACGCGCCCCTCGCGCACGGGCGGGGCGCCGATCACGGTTGCACACTGTTGGGCACATGCGCGCCGAAAGCTGAAGGAAGTCTTTGACCGCGACGGATCGGAGGTCGCCGCCGAGGGGCTGCGCCGGATCGCCGAGTTCTACCGTATCGAGACCGAGATCCGCGGCATGGGACCGGGACAGCGCCTGTCGGCGAGACAGACACGCACCGCGCCGCTGGTGGCCGAGTTCGGCGAATGGTTGCAGTTCCAGCGCCGCCGGGTCTCCGCCAAGTCCCGCCTCGGAGAGAAACTCGCCTACATCCACCGGCAGTGGGACGGGCTGCAGACCTTCCTGCAGGACGGCCGCGTCGAGATCGACTCCAATGCCGTGGAGAACCTCATCAGGCCGATCGCCCTGACACGGAAGAACGCACTCTTTGCTGGGCACGATGAAGGCGGACGCACCTGGGGCCGCATCGCCTCGCTCATCGCCACCGCAAAGATCAACAGCGTGGAGCCCTTCGCCTACCTCAAGGCGACGCTCGAGGCGATCGCGGCAGGCCATCCTGCGCACCGAATCGACGAGCTCCTGCCGTGGAACTTCACGCCGTCAAGCTGA
- the tnpA gene encoding IS66-like element accessory protein TnpA — protein MRFAMCATNSFLKSLGVEIYASGHRRWPDDAKARAVAETLEPGATVYAVAGRYGIRPNQLSAWRRLAKQGQLVLPAEEIGGPVFTPLVVCDPAEMSGPASATPEHMIRIIRGAMQIELSPDTPADRIAAIVHALEAPTC, from the coding sequence GTGCGTTTCGCAATGTGCGCCACAAATTCGTTTCTCAAATCTCTGGGCGTCGAGATCTACGCGTCGGGTCACCGGCGCTGGCCGGACGATGCTAAGGCTCGCGCTGTGGCAGAGACCTTGGAGCCGGGGGCGACAGTGTATGCTGTGGCCGGTCGGTATGGCATCCGCCCAAACCAGCTCTCCGCCTGGCGGCGCTTAGCAAAGCAGGGACAGCTGGTTCTCCCCGCCGAGGAGATCGGCGGTCCTGTCTTCACGCCGCTGGTCGTTTGCGATCCGGCCGAGATGAGCGGGCCGGCGAGCGCGACGCCCGAGCATATGATCCGGATTATCAGGGGAGCGATGCAGATCGAGCTGTCGCCCGACACACCGGCAGATCGGATCGCGGCGATCGTGCATGCTCTGGAAGCACCGACGTGCTGA
- the rfbA gene encoding glucose-1-phosphate thymidylyltransferase RfbA, with amino-acid sequence MTDRKGIILAGGSGTRLYPLTMAVSKQLMPIYDKPMIYYPLSVLMLSGIREIAMITTPQDQDQFKRLLGDGSQWGLSLTYITQPSPDGLAQAYLLAEDFLDGAPSAMVLGDNIFFGHGLPEMLAEADAKEVGGTVFGYHVADPERYGVVKFDCEGTVEEIIEKPEVPPSNYAVTGLYFLDGDAPRRAKEVRPSPRGELEIVTLLESYLADGTLSVERMGRGYAWLDTGTHGSLLDAGNFVRTLSMRQGMQSGCPEEIAYQRGWIDTDKMREHAETFKKTEYGRYLANLLKD; translated from the coding sequence CCTCGCCGGTGGCTCGGGTACGCGGCTCTATCCGTTGACCATGGCGGTGTCGAAACAGCTCATGCCGATCTACGACAAGCCTATGATTTACTATCCTCTCTCCGTGCTGATGCTTTCGGGCATTCGCGAGATCGCGATGATCACCACGCCGCAGGATCAGGATCAGTTCAAACGCCTTCTGGGCGATGGTTCGCAATGGGGCCTGAGCCTTACCTACATTACTCAACCTTCGCCCGATGGCTTGGCGCAGGCCTACCTTCTCGCCGAAGACTTCCTAGATGGTGCGCCCTCCGCGATGGTTCTGGGCGACAATATTTTCTTTGGTCATGGCTTGCCGGAAATGCTTGCTGAGGCCGATGCCAAAGAGGTGGGCGGGACGGTGTTCGGCTATCATGTGGCCGACCCCGAACGTTACGGTGTTGTGAAATTCGATTGCGAGGGTACGGTCGAAGAGATCATCGAGAAGCCCGAAGTGCCGCCGTCGAATTACGCGGTCACCGGGCTTTATTTCCTCGATGGCGATGCGCCGCGCAGGGCAAAAGAAGTCCGGCCTTCACCGCGCGGCGAGTTGGAAATCGTGACACTGCTTGAAAGCTATCTTGCCGATGGCACACTGTCGGTGGAGCGGATGGGGCGTGGCTACGCCTGGCTCGACACCGGCACGCATGGCTCGCTTCTGGATGCTGGCAACTTCGTGCGTACGCTCTCGATGAGGCAGGGCATGCAATCGGGTTGTCCCGAAGAAATTGCATATCAAAGGGGCTGGATCGATACCGATAAAATGCGTGAGCATGCAGAAACGTTCAAGAAAACGGAATATGGCAGGTATCTCGCGAATCTGTTGAAAGACTAA
- a CDS encoding MraY family glycosyltransferase has protein sequence MEDFLNNYGLLSAFLISTTLSALLVVTRRVHLKLTYRQKDVSAIQSAHSVPTPRIGGVAVLVGALAAGVPMAMDGTGQTWFLALSLIPVFAAGLLEDLGVGVSPKHRLLAAALSSVLAIILFGAWVARTDLVGLDFLVAFAPVGIALTVFGGAGICNAFNLIDGLNGLSATIGITVAVALGLIASRGGQPDLATWGYVIASALTGFLLLNFPWGKIFMGDAGAYGIGHLLVWVAILMLDALPDLTPWALLLVFFWPLADTVLAIVRRRRSGKPTDQPDRLHFHQLVMRAIEIGKLGRGARHIANPLATVVMMPFFMAPPFVAVILWDNAVAAAIAFFCFVVLFATSYSTGVLLARAWRKNSGRKFIYGLMRQKVHSLIPYLPEYKG, from the coding sequence TTGGAAGATTTTTTGAATAATTACGGACTTTTGAGCGCCTTTTTGATTTCCACTACTCTTTCGGCTTTGCTGGTGGTAACCCGCCGGGTTCATCTCAAGCTCACATATAGACAAAAGGATGTATCGGCGATCCAGTCCGCGCACAGTGTGCCAACCCCGAGAATTGGTGGTGTTGCCGTTTTGGTAGGCGCCTTGGCGGCAGGAGTACCCATGGCTATGGATGGGACGGGGCAGACCTGGTTTCTCGCGCTCTCACTCATTCCAGTATTTGCTGCAGGTCTATTGGAAGATTTAGGCGTCGGCGTAAGTCCCAAACACCGCCTGTTGGCGGCGGCGCTTTCTTCGGTTCTGGCGATCATTCTGTTTGGAGCCTGGGTGGCGCGCACCGACTTGGTCGGGCTCGACTTCCTAGTGGCTTTTGCACCCGTGGGAATCGCACTGACAGTTTTTGGTGGTGCGGGGATTTGTAACGCCTTCAATCTGATCGATGGGCTCAATGGTCTGTCAGCCACGATTGGCATTACGGTTGCTGTCGCACTTGGACTTATTGCAAGCCGGGGGGGGCAGCCCGACCTTGCAACCTGGGGATATGTGATTGCCAGTGCGCTTACCGGATTTCTGTTGCTCAACTTTCCTTGGGGGAAGATTTTTATGGGGGATGCGGGGGCCTATGGGATCGGGCATCTTCTGGTCTGGGTGGCGATCCTGATGCTTGATGCTCTCCCGGATTTGACACCTTGGGCTTTGCTCTTGGTTTTTTTCTGGCCCCTGGCTGATACCGTTCTCGCCATCGTCCGTCGCCGCCGGAGTGGAAAGCCTACAGACCAACCGGACCGGCTTCATTTCCACCAGCTCGTTATGCGAGCGATCGAGATTGGCAAGCTAGGGCGCGGCGCGCGCCATATTGCCAATCCGCTGGCCACTGTGGTGATGATGCCGTTCTTTATGGCGCCGCCTTTTGTGGCTGTCATTCTGTGGGATAATGCAGTTGCGGCAGCGATCGCATTTTTCTGTTTTGTTGTGCTTTTCGCGACGAGTTATTCGACGGGTGTGCTGCTGGCGCGTGCGTGGCGCAAGAATTCCGGCCGGAAGTTCATCTATGGTTTGATGCGCCAGAAGGTTCACAGTCTGATCCCTTATCTTCCTGAATATAAAGGGTAG
- a CDS encoding glycosyltransferase family 2 protein, with product MPLVSVIMTFRNGMPWVLNAVGSVIAQSFTDWELILVDDGSTDGSRDAILARWGDHPGLRFVQTPPEGRGHALNRALEAARGEWVANLDADDLFHPEKLKMQMNVASGAGKHDILCTHSLVIGEQEGIPWPGIEQQGGYRDLSRQMLRRNHVNHSSILAHRNFLREIGGYDDTRRSQFDYELWLRSLHAGGRILELPAILTAKRIHARQSFEARARLRYVWSSLRLQLRYAPKLGARPLDYAFFIAKFLFGLTPRGVRRLTWKVRGA from the coding sequence ATGCCGCTGGTTTCTGTCATAATGACCTTTCGCAACGGAATGCCGTGGGTATTGAATGCCGTCGGCAGCGTGATTGCCCAGAGTTTCACCGATTGGGAGTTGATCCTGGTCGATGATGGCTCCACGGATGGATCGCGCGATGCGATCCTCGCCAGGTGGGGCGATCACCCCGGCTTGCGGTTTGTGCAAACGCCGCCCGAAGGGCGCGGCCACGCACTGAACCGGGCGCTTGAAGCGGCGCGCGGCGAGTGGGTCGCCAATCTCGATGCCGACGACCTGTTCCATCCGGAGAAGCTGAAAATGCAAATGAACGTGGCATCAGGCGCCGGAAAACACGACATTCTCTGCACCCACTCGCTCGTGATCGGAGAGCAGGAAGGCATTCCCTGGCCAGGCATCGAACAGCAGGGCGGCTACCGGGACCTTTCGCGCCAGATGCTGCGCCGCAACCATGTGAACCACAGCAGCATATTGGCGCACCGTAATTTCCTGCGGGAGATCGGAGGGTATGACGACACCCGGAGATCTCAGTTCGACTATGAACTATGGCTGAGGAGCCTTCACGCCGGAGGACGCATTCTGGAACTTCCCGCCATACTCACGGCAAAACGAATCCACGCGCGCCAATCCTTCGAGGCACGCGCGCGGCTGCGCTATGTCTGGTCAAGCCTGAGACTCCAGTTGCGCTACGCGCCGAAGCTGGGCGCCAGACCGCTGGACTATGCGTTCTTCATTGCCAAGTTCCTGTTCGGACTAACGCCCCGGGGCGTGCGCCGGCTAACCTGGAAGGTTCGGGGGGCATGA
- a CDS encoding sulfotransferase family 2 domain-containing protein, protein MPVFTFQNKTCLFVHIPKAAGTAFENAVVENGWTKHFSVNGLSPERVSFMKVTPQHFHASLLETVFRFEAFDEIIIIVRDPVARMKSEFYWQETSGQTDLPAETWIEHAFDSYAADPGCFDNHLRPQTEFIPSSGPVRVFKLEDNGVSGALDAVLSHSSQSLPKRMFRKGLRSRKRSKASSYRPDVEALFARRAPDIRSFYSRDCEELGYPAR, encoded by the coding sequence ATGCCGGTATTCACTTTTCAAAACAAAACCTGCCTGTTTGTCCATATTCCCAAGGCCGCCGGCACCGCCTTCGAAAACGCCGTGGTGGAAAACGGGTGGACCAAGCATTTTTCAGTCAACGGCTTGAGTCCTGAACGGGTGTCTTTCATGAAAGTGACCCCGCAGCATTTTCATGCCAGCCTGCTGGAGACTGTTTTCCGCTTTGAGGCATTCGACGAGATCATCATCATTGTTCGCGATCCCGTCGCGCGAATGAAATCGGAATTCTATTGGCAGGAGACGTCGGGGCAGACGGATCTTCCGGCCGAGACATGGATCGAGCACGCCTTTGACAGCTACGCGGCGGATCCCGGATGTTTCGACAATCATCTGCGCCCCCAGACCGAATTCATCCCTTCCAGCGGCCCGGTTCGCGTGTTCAAGCTGGAGGATAACGGTGTTTCCGGCGCCCTTGACGCCGTGCTTTCGCATAGCAGCCAATCTCTGCCGAAACGCATGTTCAGGAAAGGGCTGCGCAGCCGCAAGCGCTCCAAGGCGTCAAGCTACCGCCCGGACGTCGAAGCCTTGTTTGCCAGAAGAGCGCCGGACATCCGCAGCTTCTACAGTCGCGACTGCGAAGAGTTGGGATATCCGGCGAGATGA
- a CDS encoding glycosyltransferase has protein sequence MKKVVLLSNSAGTLFRFRLPLFRAAQVAGYEMIAVCGRGHNADNYIAGLRALGIETHVIDGLETAEIRPGRLLRQAKELRGILGQTSPDILHAFTHAGNVVGFLAVRHFPKIRFFPNLTGSGRLFSNTLDLRGRISKLGLVTAYKSMAKRAEAVFFQNDQDAKEFTAIMELTRDKIVVTPGSGLDPALVGQETAGSDDVLKKRLRDEFGVDTDKRIVLYPSRALEAKGVRDFYDVGNLYSQLFDDCVFLHAGEEANEAQGGLSKTDLKKLESENVRFIGFQDDIFGLMRLAQVVILPSRYREGVPRSLIEALHFGNAVVTYDTPGCRDTVIQGWNGYVARPGSVSDLLAGLVSLREKSAQELTKNSNHLFLHRFHARLVTDIYLSYYGLEGTRQ, from the coding sequence ATGAAAAAGGTCGTCCTTCTGTCGAACTCGGCCGGAACACTTTTCCGGTTTCGGTTGCCGCTTTTTCGCGCGGCTCAGGTAGCAGGCTATGAAATGATCGCGGTGTGCGGGCGCGGCCACAACGCGGACAATTATATCGCCGGTCTCAGGGCGCTTGGAATTGAAACCCATGTGATCGACGGGCTGGAGACCGCCGAAATCCGCCCTGGGCGTCTGCTGCGTCAGGCGAAGGAACTGCGCGGTATTCTCGGGCAGACCAGTCCTGATATTCTTCACGCCTTCACCCACGCCGGAAATGTGGTCGGATTTCTTGCGGTCCGTCACTTTCCGAAAATCCGTTTTTTCCCGAATCTGACAGGCTCGGGACGTTTGTTTTCTAACACGCTCGATCTGCGCGGACGCATCTCCAAGCTGGGTTTGGTCACCGCATACAAAAGTATGGCGAAACGTGCCGAAGCAGTGTTTTTCCAGAACGATCAGGATGCCAAGGAATTTACCGCCATTATGGAGCTGACACGCGACAAAATCGTTGTGACGCCGGGTTCGGGACTTGACCCCGCCCTGGTGGGCCAGGAGACAGCCGGGTCCGACGATGTCTTGAAAAAACGGCTGCGAGACGAGTTTGGCGTGGATACCGACAAGCGCATCGTACTCTATCCGTCGCGGGCGCTGGAAGCCAAAGGGGTTCGGGACTTTTACGACGTCGGCAACCTGTATTCCCAATTGTTTGACGACTGCGTTTTTCTCCATGCTGGTGAAGAGGCAAATGAGGCCCAGGGCGGTCTTTCCAAGACCGATCTGAAAAAACTTGAAAGCGAAAATGTCCGTTTCATCGGGTTTCAGGACGATATTTTCGGTCTCATGCGGCTTGCTCAGGTCGTGATTCTGCCATCCAGATATCGGGAAGGCGTCCCACGATCGCTGATCGAAGCCCTGCATTTCGGCAATGCCGTCGTCACCTACGACACTCCGGGTTGCCGGGATACGGTCATCCAGGGATGGAACGGCTATGTGGCGCGCCCGGGATCGGTCTCCGATCTTCTGGCTGGACTTGTATCGCTCCGGGAAAAATCAGCGCAGGAACTGACGAAAAACAGCAACCACTTGTTCCTGCACCGTTTCCATGCGCGTCTCGTGACTGACATCTATCTTTCTTACTATGGGCTTGAGGGGACGCGCCAGTGA
- the nusG gene encoding transcription termination/antitermination protein NusG, producing MHDGSLGPLRRWYILQLRPNGLKLALTNLARQGFEVFSPTQMVSRRRSGGFVQQPEPLFPGYLFVRFDPLEGRWRKLNSTRGVSRIVSLTGEPTPVPEGLMVGLMARCGETGQLLQPDELAAGDEVRIAEGPFADFTTTIEKIDSSKRIWVLLDLLGRQTRVALSEREVQRA from the coding sequence ATGCATGATGGTAGTCTTGGGCCTTTGCGCCGCTGGTATATTCTTCAACTGCGACCCAATGGTTTGAAGTTGGCTCTTACCAATTTGGCACGGCAGGGTTTCGAGGTCTTTAGTCCAACCCAGATGGTGTCGCGGCGACGCTCTGGTGGGTTCGTACAACAACCCGAGCCTCTGTTTCCAGGGTATCTGTTTGTGCGTTTTGACCCTTTAGAGGGGCGCTGGCGCAAGTTGAACAGCACTCGGGGTGTGTCGCGAATTGTTTCGCTGACCGGAGAACCTACGCCGGTGCCCGAGGGATTGATGGTGGGCTTAATGGCGCGATGTGGTGAGACGGGGCAGCTTCTTCAACCTGATGAGCTTGCCGCAGGCGATGAGGTTCGCATCGCCGAAGGTCCGTTTGCGGATTTTACCACCACGATTGAGAAGATCGATAGCTCGAAACGGATTTGGGTTCTTCTGGATTTGCTCGGGCGGCAGACGCGTGTTGCGCTAAGCGAGCGTGAGGTGCAGCGGGCATGA
- the tnpB gene encoding IS66 family insertion sequence element accessory protein TnpB (TnpB, as the term is used for proteins encoded by IS66 family insertion elements, is considered an accessory protein, since TnpC, encoded by a neighboring gene, is a DDE family transposase.), with protein MPSQGVRILVATKPVDFRKGHDGLAALVQSTLAEDPFTGTVFVFRAKRADRMKILFWDGSGLVMAYKRLEESTFTWPAIRNGAMTLNRAQFEALFAGLDWRRVRSLEARRPAVAE; from the coding sequence ATGCCGTCCCAAGGCGTCCGCATCCTGGTGGCGACGAAGCCGGTAGACTTCCGCAAGGGACATGATGGCCTGGCCGCCCTGGTGCAGTCGACCCTGGCCGAGGATCCGTTCACCGGGACGGTCTTCGTCTTCCGGGCGAAGCGCGCGGACCGGATGAAGATCCTGTTCTGGGACGGCAGCGGCCTCGTCATGGCCTACAAGCGGCTGGAAGAGAGCACCTTCACCTGGCCCGCGATCCGGAATGGGGCGATGACGCTGAACCGCGCCCAGTTCGAGGCGCTGTTCGCCGGGCTGGATTGGCGGCGGGTGCGGTCCCTGGAAGCGCGCCGCCCGGCTGTGGCAGAATGA
- a CDS encoding DUF1972 domain-containing protein, producing MTKVAIIGTVGVPGAYGGFETLADNLVRYHEAENLDGELSVYCSGSRNESSLAFYHGAELRYVPLNANGVQSIPYDIRSMLHAVFRRTDVLLILGVSGAVFIPVVRLFSNSKIVTNIDGIEWRRAKWNGLAKRFLKMSEAIAVRWSHEVIADNDAITEYVAETYGIRCSTIAYGGDHAMTVAPDHDLPFMPPERYAFALSRIEPENSVAKILEAFSTVPDKSLVYVGNWNNSDFGQRLRRQYSGFANIHMAEPIYDLAKLRGLREGADLYVHGHSAGGTNPALVEMMHFGLPIVAHGCVFNRKTTENEADYFETAEDLARFLANRDHEVEKARGLRMLEIARKRYTWDEIGRSYFNLIEKVDAN from the coding sequence GTGACAAAGGTTGCGATCATAGGAACGGTCGGGGTTCCCGGCGCCTACGGCGGTTTCGAGACGCTGGCCGATAACCTTGTGCGCTATCATGAAGCAGAAAATCTGGACGGCGAACTGAGTGTGTATTGCAGTGGATCACGGAATGAATCTTCGCTGGCATTCTATCACGGAGCGGAGTTACGATATGTCCCCCTAAACGCCAACGGGGTCCAGAGCATCCCCTATGACATACGATCCATGCTTCACGCTGTATTCCGCCGCACTGACGTTCTTCTCATTCTTGGAGTATCCGGCGCAGTATTTATTCCGGTTGTCCGACTTTTTTCCAATTCGAAGATCGTTACCAATATCGATGGTATCGAATGGCGGCGTGCCAAGTGGAACGGGCTTGCCAAGAGATTTCTAAAAATGTCCGAAGCAATCGCCGTGCGGTGGTCGCATGAGGTAATTGCGGACAACGATGCGATCACGGAATACGTTGCCGAAACCTATGGCATCCGGTGCAGCACAATTGCTTATGGCGGAGATCACGCGATGACTGTGGCGCCCGATCATGATCTGCCGTTTATGCCGCCTGAACGTTACGCATTCGCACTCAGCCGGATAGAGCCGGAGAACAGCGTCGCGAAAATCTTGGAGGCATTTTCCACAGTTCCAGACAAGTCACTTGTCTATGTTGGAAACTGGAACAACAGCGATTTTGGCCAGCGTTTGCGCCGCCAGTATTCAGGATTCGCGAACATCCATATGGCAGAACCGATTTACGACCTCGCCAAACTCCGGGGGCTGCGCGAAGGCGCTGACCTCTATGTTCACGGGCATTCTGCCGGAGGCACCAATCCAGCGCTAGTCGAAATGATGCATTTCGGCCTTCCGATTGTCGCCCACGGTTGCGTTTTCAACCGCAAGACCACGGAAAATGAGGCGGACTACTTCGAAACTGCCGAAGATCTGGCTCGGTTTCTTGCTAACCGGGACCATGAAGTCGAAAAAGCGCGCGGGCTGCGCATGTTGGAAATCGCGCGCAAGCGATACACTTGGGACGAAATTGGCAGAAGCTACTTCAACCTGATCGAAAAAGTCGACGCCAACTAA
- a CDS encoding lipopolysaccharide biosynthesis protein: MKRGMIWNALNLVVNKGLSVLVRLVLARLLVPDDFGLIGLIIVFLGLTNVLVDFGFEKALVQRRRDADSPLRYDSAFWFLIAAGAVLSLVFAFAGTRVMVWFYDEPRLSTPSMVMAASILLHSLGILPTIRLTRRLRFRNIVLAELVSMVGGATVAISFALLGFGVWSLVLQQLTAVALKTAALWSMCRWRPRWRFSFQALREIASFGTYSLGNQLIYYARQNSDYMFVGAILGTNALGIYTLAYTLTETLRTSAAQIVVRVMFPVFSQLQDNPNEIARIFPGFTRTLSLLLFPIALSLIFYAAPLIDMMFPPEWEGAALPARILGFGGLVYAMSGPSGEALQGMGRIRAFFRLNLINYVVVGIPALLVGANYFGLAGVAVAVTITVLTFRVLVLTALLSITSLTIGAVLYGLLPAIYASVVATGWYFALGDKINFILSIAVLFLVFGCAALLSGSARLPRSRLINKVGVR, from the coding sequence ATGAAACGCGGCATGATATGGAATGCCCTGAATCTCGTTGTAAACAAGGGCTTGTCGGTTCTGGTTCGGCTGGTCCTGGCGCGTTTGCTTGTGCCCGACGACTTCGGACTGATCGGGCTTATCATTGTGTTTCTGGGATTAACGAACGTTCTCGTAGATTTCGGCTTTGAGAAAGCGCTGGTCCAGCGTCGCCGTGATGCCGACAGCCCTTTGCGGTATGACAGTGCGTTCTGGTTTCTCATTGCGGCTGGCGCCGTGCTGTCACTGGTCTTCGCCTTTGCCGGGACGCGCGTGATGGTATGGTTCTACGATGAGCCTCGCCTTTCCACCCCTTCCATGGTCATGGCGGCAAGCATTCTCCTGCACAGCCTCGGCATACTGCCCACCATTCGGCTGACCCGGCGCCTGCGGTTTCGCAACATCGTTCTCGCAGAACTCGTTTCCATGGTGGGCGGCGCGACCGTGGCCATAAGTTTTGCGCTTCTCGGATTTGGCGTCTGGAGTCTTGTACTGCAGCAGCTCACTGCGGTTGCTCTCAAGACAGCCGCACTTTGGTCTATGTGCCGCTGGCGCCCGCGCTGGCGGTTCTCGTTTCAGGCTCTGCGAGAGATCGCCTCGTTCGGAACCTACAGCCTGGGCAATCAACTCATTTACTATGCGCGTCAAAACAGCGACTACATGTTTGTGGGCGCGATCCTGGGCACCAACGCCCTCGGCATTTACACGCTGGCCTACACCCTGACCGAAACGCTGCGGACAAGCGCTGCGCAAATCGTGGTGCGGGTCATGTTTCCCGTGTTCAGTCAGCTCCAGGATAATCCGAATGAAATTGCCCGGATCTTTCCGGGATTCACGCGAACCTTGTCGCTGCTGCTCTTTCCGATCGCGCTTTCGTTGATTTTCTACGCCGCGCCGCTCATCGACATGATGTTCCCCCCGGAATGGGAAGGAGCCGCGCTGCCGGCGCGTATCCTCGGCTTTGGCGGACTCGTCTATGCGATGTCGGGACCAAGCGGAGAAGCACTGCAGGGCATGGGGCGTATACGGGCATTCTTTCGTCTGAACCTGATCAACTATGTCGTGGTGGGAATTCCCGCGCTTTTGGTTGGAGCCAATTACTTCGGCCTTGCAGGCGTTGCGGTTGCCGTGACAATTACGGTCCTGACTTTCCGGGTTCTTGTTCTGACGGCATTGCTGAGTATAACGAGCTTGACCATAGGCGCTGTTCTCTATGGACTTTTACCCGCAATCTACGCGAGCGTGGTGGCAACCGGCTGGTATTTTGCTCTTGGTGACAAAATCAATTTTATCCTGAGCATCGCGGTTCTTTTTCTGGTTTTCGGATGCGCAGCATTACTTTCAGGCTCGGCTCGCCTGCCGCGGTCGCGTTTAATCAATAAGGTCGGAGTGCGGTAG